The Acinetobacter chinensis genomic sequence TGATTCTGACCACGCTTGCCATTATTCCAATTGCCAGCTGGGCACTGCATGCTGCACCCGAATACCTGGCGATTCCCGATGTTGCCGTGCTGTCCTTACCCGTCAGCTATGGTCAGGACTGGTTAACCCTGCTGGCGTTTCTGGGTGGATTCTCCGCTTCCACAGGCATGTTGCTGGTGTCTTCAGTCGCACTGTCCATCATGCTCAGTAATGACCTGATCATGCCTGCATTGTGGAAAATCGGTGTGCTGTCACGCCATGACAAACGACTCCCACTGGTACTGAAGTTCACCCGTCGGGTCTGTATTCTTGCCGTCATGCTGCTGGGCTTTCTGTTTTTCCATTTCTTTAATGATATCGACAAACTGTCTGTTTTTGGCTTGCTGGCATTCAGTGCGGTTGCTCAGTTTTCACCTGCCCTGATCGGAGGGCTGTACTGGCGCGGGGGCAGTAAACAGGGTGTATATGCCGGGCTGATTGTGGGTTTTGTCATGTGGGCTTATACCCTGCTCCTGCCGACCATTCTGCAGAGTCTGCCCGCTCAGTTCGTTGACTTCAGTTCACATTTCCTGAATCTGGGGCCATTTGGTCTGAACTGGTTACGTCCTGAAGCTCTGTTTGGATTTGAATCCTTTGCACCACTGACACATGGTGTGATCTGGTCACTCGGTCTGAATATTATTTTATATATCTGGATTTCCAGAATCTTCCGTCCTGGGATTGCAGAACAGATTCAGGCTGAAAGTTTCTTCTATTATGAAACCAAACCCCTGCCTGCACAGAACACCAGCACAGAGATCAACTATTTACACCATGATGTTGCCAAACTCAAAGTCGGGGATCTGATTGCACTTGCCAAACGGATTACCGGTGAGGGACCAACCACTCATGCATTCCGTCAGTTCTGTACCCTGAACAATGTCGTACTGAATGAAAACAGCAGTGCCAACGGCATGTGGTGGCGTTTTACCGAACAGTACCTGGCAGGCACCATTGGTGCAGCATCTGCACGGACACTGCTGACCACTGCTATGGTCAACAACGGACTTGCTCTGGGACAGGTTGCCAATATCCTCGATCAGGCATCACAATGGCAGCGCTTCAACCAGAATCTGATCATGACCATGATTGACCACATGACTCAGGGGGTCAGTGTGGTGGATGAAAATATGTGCCTGGTCGCATGGAACAACCAGTATTTAAAACTGTTCGATTATCCTAAAGACCTTGTGTATGTCGGCTGCCCGATTTCAGATCTGATCCGATATAACGCAGAACGTGGCGAATGTGGTCCAGGCTCTGTCGAAGAACATGTCCGGAAGCGTATGCACTGGATGAAAGTCGGCAGTGCGCATGAGTTCGAGCGGATCCGTAAGGATGGTCGTGTCATTCAGATGAGGGGTAACCCAATTGAAGGCGGTGGTTTTGTAACCACATTTGCCGACATTACCGCTTTCCGTGAAAATGAAGCCGTACTTGAAGCCCGGGTTTCTGACCGTACCCAGCAGCTGGCAAATGCACTGGCTGAACAGCAGCTGGCACGTGAACAGGCTGATAAAGCCAACATGTCCAAAAGCCGGTTTATTGCCGCAGCCAGTCACGATTTATTACAGCCGATGCATGCAGCCCGCCTGTTCAGTACCGCACTGGAACAGAGTATTCAGTCCGATGAAGATCGAAAAACACTGCAACAGCTGGACCGTGCCCTGCATGGTGCAGAAAGTATGCTCTCTGCCCTGCTTGATATTGCCCGTCTTGAAGGTGGCACCATTCAGCCTAAACGTCAGGCTTATCCATTACACGACCTGTTGAGTGACCTGGAACTGCAGTTCAAGTCCATTGCTGCTCAACGCTCCATTCAGCTGAAAGTTCATGATGCTCAGTTCTGGATTGATACAGATCCTCAGTGGATCCGCCGGATTATTCAGAATTTTGTCAGCAATGCCCTGCGTTATACCGCACGGGGTCGGGTTGTGGTTGGCGTTCTGCGCTCCACTGCACGTCCAGGACATATCAGGATCGGGGTCTGGGACACAGGTCCAGGTATTGCCGAAGAACAGCGGATCAAGCTGTTTCAGGAATTTGAACGCTGTGGACATACCTCTCCATGGGGCGAACAGGGGCTTGGACTTGGACTTGCCATTGTACAGCGCATGACCAGCCTGCTGGATTATCCGGTTCATGTCTACTCTGAACTGGGCAAAGGTTCATGCTTTATGATCGAAGTGCCTGTGGTTGCTGCTCCAAAAGTAGTGTCCACACCTGTACAGGCGATCCCGCTGAAAACCCGTGCCTACAAAGTACTGTGCCTGGACAATGACGAAACTATTCTTGAAGGCATGAGTACCCTGCTCAGTAAATGGGGTTATCAGGTGTTTAAAGCCACAGAACCTGAACAGGCAATAAAACTGATTCAGCAGGAAAATATACAGGTCTGGCTGGTCGATCAGCACCTGAATCACGATAAAATTGGACTGGATTTTATTCTGGACAACCGTCAGGACAATGTCCCTGTTGCACTGATTACCGCAGATTCAGATCCAGAACTGCCACAGCGTCTGAAAGAGCTGAATATCGTACTGCTGAAAAAACCGCTGAAACCGGCTTCATTACGTTCATGGCTTTCAGGTCTGAAAATATCAGAAAACTGATCCTTCAGATGCTGCCCGATGATTCAGCTGAATCGGGCTTTTGTCAGACAATCAAAGCCAGTTCTGCACAGGACTGGCTTTTTATTTTTCATAAAATGCAAAACATATCAGAATCATGCCTGTGAAAATGGTTTGAACTGACCATAAATTTCAGTCCTCATTTTTCTATGGCAAAATCCACCAGAATATTAAGTGAACATGTGTACACTTGGTTACAATTGATTAAATTTATGATTTTTATCCATTTTATATATACGATTTTCCTGCTCTGAACTTTAGTCGTATTCACCTTGCAAATCAGATAATTCATAAATAAGCACAACAAACGATCAGTTTTGTGTTTTATACGTGTCCTGAAAAATTCTGACCATAAAGCTGATCAACCGCTATTTTTAAGGAGTGATCAGATGAATATTTCAGAAACTGTTCCGCATGGGGAAAATCAAAGCTTACAGTTCCACCGTCAGTACGGTGTCAATGCATTACTGCCAGAAATCGACTGGCAGCAGCTATTCAGTCACAGCAAACTGAACGGAACTCACATTCAGGCTTTACAGACCCTGTATCAAAGCGCGGTTCCGCTTGCACTTCAGGTTTTTGAACAGCTGGACTTTGATGTCTTTGCTCCGGCAGCCTATACACCTAAGGGACTGGGACTGTTTGACCGCCTGGCAGAGCAGGAAGAAAAACTGCTGACTGTCCTGCAGCATGAAAGTCATGACCTGAATGAAGAAACCCGTCATCAGTTATGGAGCATGCTGTTACGTGGTGGTGCGGTACTGGTGTTCAAAGCATGGCTCGCCAAAGTCAAAACAGGTGAAAATGCGCTTGATATGACCCAGTTTGATGAACTTTCAGACCTGCTGTTTATCAAAACCTCACCTGAAACACTGGCTGCACATCTGAATGTAAATGCTGAAGCAGAACATGACCATATTTTCCTGATGTATGGCAATGAGGTCTTCCTCGACCGTTTCAACAGCCTTGAAACCGCAGCTCTGTTTGTTGACCTGGGTGTATATGATGCGGCTTTCCTGAGCCTGCGTGATGACCGTGTTGCAGACTATCTGAAAGCACAGAATTATGTCAGTCAGGAACAGATTGAAGACCTGAAATGTGCGCTCAATCCACTGGGCTGTCCTGATCTGATTTCCAGACAGAACTGCATTGCATAAAACTGACTGCAATAAAAAAGACCTCAACTGAGGTCTTTTTTTCATATAAAGCCATCGCTTACATTTTTTTATCTTCAATATTCAGAGCGTTAATTGCAAGCACTGCCTGAGTCCGGTTCTGTACACCCAGTTTACGGAAAATCGCGGTGACATGAGCCTTAATGGTTGCTTCTGACACATCCAGCTCATAAGCAATCTGTTTATTGAGCAGACCTTCAGCAACCATCATCAGTACACGGAACTGCTGCGGTGTTAAAGACTGAATCCGTTCTGCCAGCTCCGTTTCATCTGCTGCACGAGGGTCAAATCCAGAGTTTGCCTGAAGATTTGGCGGTAACCAGATCTCACCTTCGAGCACCTGACGGATTGCTTCGCCAATATGACTTGGATGAGCAGATTTTGGAATATAACCCATTGCCCCATGCGCAATAGCCCGTTGCATAATGGATGCTTCTTCATGTGCAGAAACGACAATAATGGGAAGTGCAGGATACTGTGCACGGACATGAACCAGTGCTGAAAAACCTGACGCGCCTGGCAGATTCAGATCCAGCAGAACCAGATCAGGCTCTGGACCATTTTCAAGCCGTTCATAAAATTCATTTACTGCCGCCGTCTCATGAATCTGAGCCTGAGGTAAGCTGTAGCGAACGGCCTGAATCAAAGCATGACGAAACAACGGATGATCATCAACGATTAATATGTTCATAAGCGACGTAAGAGATCTTTTTGCACAGTGTTTCCTATTCTAACCACACATATGCTGTTAAGGATATGCAAAGACTGACTTTTTTTTAGCCAAAACCACATTTATTTTAAGGAATTTGCACAAAACAATAGCATTCCTGAAAATATGACATCTTCATCAGTTTTTTATATAAATTTCAGTGCTCTGTATGAAAAGCTTATTCTTATGCAATATAAGTTTATTTTTCATAAACTTATATTTCCATTTTTACTTGAAAAATAACATATCTTCAAAACAGATAAGTTTACTGTTTTTCCTTATTTTACCCATGTCCCCTGATGTAGATTAATGAAAGGCATTCCGAGATTTGATTTATCAGGTTGCAAAAATGTCTTTTTATACTCAACAAAAACCACTCAATATTGTCGCTGTATCTGGCGGTTTAAATAATCCATCAAAAACCGAAGCGCTTGTTCAAGCCATTTTAGATGAATTAGGCGAAGCAACACCAATCAATGTGCATTTCATTAAATTCAGTGAAATTGGACACTTGTTAGGTGGTGCAATTTACCGTAATCAGCTTCCACAACGTGTTCAGGATGATTTAGCTGCCGTAGAAGCAGCAGATGCTTTAATCGTGGGCACACCAGTGTACCGTGCATCATTCACCGGTCTGTTCAAACACTTCTTTGATTTTGTTGAGCAAACTGCACTCGTTGATGTGCCTGTATTATTGGCCGCATCAGGTGGTTCAGACCGTCATGCTTTAGTGCTTGAGCATCAGTTACGTCCATTATTCAGCTTCTTCCAGGCGCAGACTTTACCGATTGGTGTCTATGCGACAGATCGTGATTTTACCCCTGAATACACCATTCACAGCGAGTTTTTACGTGATCGTATTACTTTAGCTGTTGCACGTGCCTTGCCGATTTTAGAGTGGGCACCTGCCAAAGGTCAGCGTGCTGAAGTGGTGAAATCAAAAACGGAACAAGCCAATCAAAACTTAGGCATTAACAAACAGATTGAGCAGGATGAAGTACTGCCATCGGCTGCGATTCCAGACCTGGATGCTGCCGAATCGCGTCTACATGCCAAATCCAAAACACCAAAATCACAGGTTGCCTAAGTGCAACCTCGTAAATAGATAATAAGAATAGAGGGTCATCACATGTCACAAAATCAATTCAATAATACAGCTCAACAACAAGCCATAAAGTTTGCCTACTGGGTTCCCAATGTCAGCGGTGGCTTAGTTGTGAGTAATATTGAGCAACGTACCGACTGGAGCTATGACTACAATGTTCGTTTGGCGCAAGCCGCTGAAAAAAGTGGTTTTGAATATGCGCTGACACAGATCCGTTTTACTGCTGGTTATGGTGCGGAAAATCAACATGAATCGGTAAGCTTCAGTCATGCACTTTTAGCAAAAACTGAAAAATTAAAAGTCATTGCTGCCATTCTGCCTGGCCCCTGGAAACCCGCGCTTGCAGCAAAGCAATTGGCAACCATTGATTATTTAACTAATGGTCGTGTGGCGATCAATGTAGTGAGTGGCTGGTTCCGTGGCGAGTTTGATGCCATTGGTGAGCCTTGGCCTGAACATGATGAACGCTATGTACGTTCTGAAGAATTTATCCGTACCTTAAAAGGCATCTGGACAACGGATAACTATAGCTTTGATGGTAAATATTACCAGTTTAAAGACTACACCTTAAAGCCAAAACCTGTGCAAAAACCACATATTGAAGTGTTCCAGGGTGGAAGTTCACGCGCTGCGCGCGACATGGCTTCCCGTGTTTCTGACTGGTACTTTACCAATGGCAACACCCCTGCTGAACTGAAAAAGCAGATTGATGATATTCGGGAAAAAGCCAAAGTGAATGGTCACAGCGTAAAAATCGGCGTGAATGCTTTTATTATCGCCCGTGACACTGAAGAAGAAGCACAAGCGGTACTGCAGGAAATCATTGCCAAAGCCAATGTTGAAGCCGTCAATGCCTTCGGTGATGCCACCCGTGAAGCAGGTGCAGCCTCTAAAGAAGGCGAAGGTAACTGGGCAAAATCTACTTTTGAAGATTTGGTTCAATATAACGATGGTTTTAAAACCAATTTGATCGGGACACCACAACAAATTGCTGAACGAATTGTTGAATTAAAAAATGTCGGTGTGGATTTAGTCCTTTCAGGTTTCTTACATTTTATTGAAGAAGTCGAATATTTTGGGGAAAAGGTGTTGCCATTGGTTCGTGAACTGGAAGCACAACAGCAATCGTTTGTGCAGGTCAGGTCTGCTTAAAGAAGCTTTTCAAGCAGGGTTCTCATGAACTGAATAATCATTATAACCACGGCAACGGTATATTTCCCTCAGAACTCGGTCTGAGGGATTTTTTTCTTTCAAATCGTCAATCAACATGCTATTCAGACAGTTTGTCTCGAATGGAAGATGTTCCTGTATGTTGTTTTTCAATAAAAGCACCGCTATTTTCTGCTTTTTTATCAGTTGTACAAGCATCACCACTGCAAATACCAGCCAAGCAGGAATATCTTCAGATCAGCTCAAGGTTGAAAAAGCGATAAACCAGTCATTTCAGCCCCTGATGAAAAAATATGATGTCGCAGGTATGGCAATCGGCGTGATCTATAAGGGAAAAAGTTACGAACAATATTCAGGTTTACAGTCCATTGCAGACCATAAAAAGGTGAATAAAAATACACTTTTTGAATTAGGTTCAGTCAGTAAAATATTTACTGCAATTGCGGGAACGTATGCGCAAAATCTTGGAAAAATGTCTCCTCAGGATTACCCTGCGCAATATCTGCCTGCACTCAAAAACTCAGAAATCAATCAAGTGACACTGCTGGAATTGGCAACCTACACCAGTGGCAATCTTCCTTTACAGTTTCCTGATCAAATACAGACGGATGCCGAAATTATTCAATATTTTCAAAACTGGCACATTAAAAATCCGATTGGAAAATACCGTCAATATTCCAATCCAAGTATAGGGCTGTTCGGTGAGTTGACGGCGAAAGCGATGAAGATGTCTTTTAAAACCTTATCCGAGCAGGTCATCTATCCGCAACTCGATCTCAAACATACCTATATTCAGGTACCTAAACAACAACAGAAAAATTATGCCTTTGGTTATAATCAAAAGAATCAGCCGATACGTGTGACTGCGGGGGCTTTTGATACTCAAGCCTATGGCGTGAAATCGAACCTGGCGGATCTGTTGCATTTTATCAATTTAAACATAGATCCTGAGCTTGCCAGAGCAACGATCAAACCTGCGATCAAGGCTACACATACAGGTTATTATAAAATTGGAGACATGACTCAAGCACTCGGATGGGAAAAATTTACTTATCCAGCGACATTGCAGACCTTACAGGAAAGCAACTCTGAGCGTGTTGTTATGCAATCAAACCCTGTTGAGAAAACAACGGTTGAGACTGGCTCAAAGGTCTTCCATAAAACAGGTTCTACCAATGGTTTTGGGTCTTATATCATTTATATTCCTGAAGAAAAATTTGGTTTAGTGATGTTGATGAACAAAAAAATACCGAATCCTGAACGCATCAAAGCTGCTTATGAGGTATTTCATTCATTGCATTAAAATCGACATAACTCTAAAAATGCCAGTTGAATAACCACATAAAATAAGTCCTCTTAACATTTCCCGTTAAGAGGTCATCATAAAATTAAAAGATATTATTAACTGATGTTCCGCAATAACATCAAATCTTAGATCGCACCTCAATAAAAAGTGGATACGCGATAACGTCATCCGTAACGTGTTTGAGGCATAAGCATGCTAAAAGCAAAAAGCCCCATATTATTTCAATGAGGCTTTCTAAAGTTTTCAGCCAATCAGTGTGTTTCGATATAATTCTTTAAATGTTGCGCCATTTCCCATTGTGAACCGACAAAACGATACAATGCTTCAACTTCTTGCTTGCTCGCACCTTCAATAAATTTCTTATCTAAAGTCACTTCAATAGTTCGCTTAAACTCGGTTGTATTTTGAGATTTTTCTGCAAATTCATAACTGATTTTAGAATGAATCGGCACTTGCGCATAAGTTTCCCAACCTGCGATCACAAACTTTTTATTCGGAATATATTCCAGAACATGCCATTCATTGGTCCAGTTTTTGATACCAGGAATTGGACTTGCAATCGTTTCCTTAAACTTAATGCCTTGTTGCACCTTCACATTTTCAGGTTGAATACGCAGCGTCACACCTTTATTGATATCTGGCCATATATTGACATTGGTCAATGATTTAAACACATGCGCAACAGGTTTTTGAATTTCAACGGTGGCATAACCGCCTGTTGAATAATTCAGAACTGTTTTCTCCTCAACCTGTACAGGACGATCTTCTGCCCAAGCTTGCGACATACTCATCGCAGGTAATAACAACAATGCATAAGCTAATTTTTTCATGAATTTTCTCTCATTCTTTCAATATTATTCATTCATCAATGATTTGATATTGAATCAATTTAGCATAGTTATTTTGAGCCAAAGGTGCGCTTTATAGGAAATATTGTCCTATTTTTAAAGGTTGATATTTAAGTACAAACAAGCCAATCGCACATCATTTACTATGAATAAACGATCAGCTTTTACTGCTGACCAGATATTAATAAAATCTGTATTTTATTGAATTTAAGAATAAAAACTCGGATCAGGCACTTTTCCTGTCAGTAACCATTCACCGACTTCCTGATACTTATAATCAATCGGATCATGCAAAGTCTGCGTGCGTACATTCCGCCAGAAACGGTCTAAATTCAGTTTGGCTGTGGTGGCTCTTGCACCCATGACCTGGAAAATATTTTGCGTCACAAATAGCGACGTATTGGTTGCGGCAATTTTCGCAGTGGCTATCGCAACAGATACCTGTCCACGCTGTTCTGCTGTTAAATCCTCACCTACATTCCACGCATCCTGCAAAGTTTCTACGGCTTTATTGGCAAGTAAAAGCACACTTTCAAGCTGCACATAAAATTCAGCAAAATGCTTTTGGGTAAATGGATCATTGACCGCATTTTCAGCCAAAGATTTCGACCATGCTTTCTGACTTTGCACAGCCTCTTTGGCAATTTCAAATGCTCCCTCAGCCACACCTAAAAATAAATGTACAAAAATCAGTTGCGCAATCAACGGACGTATACTCGAATATGGTGTACTTAAAGGGCCTGGATTAAGTAACAATTCATCTTTGGAAATTTTGACCTGTTCAAAATGGCTAGTACCGCTATCGGTCTGGCGTTGCCCCATATTGTTCCAGTCACCCAAAAAACTTACGCCCTCACGTGCAGTGGGAATCACCCCGATCAATAATTTTCCAGCTTCATTAAAACCCGAACAGAGTAAAATATCTGAATCAATTGAACCTGAACAAAAGCTTTTATCACCTTGAAAAATATATTTATTCTCTGAGATTTGAGTTGCTGTGGTGCGTTGATCCAATGGATTTAAAGTATTGCCCCAGAACAGATTATTTTTTGCCGTATCTTCAAACCATTTTG encodes the following:
- a CDS encoding hybrid sensor histidine kinase/response regulator, translated to MNSWLIMGVLALYIALLFICAFFGEKHASRLSTRGRMLLFSLTLGVYCSSWTFYGATGAAVREGIIFLPIYLGPLLFVALGYDIWRRLGRVRQHHAISSIADFVAARYGKSGPLASLVTILAVIAIIPYLALQLRAIALSAAVILDQNTNIAQTTNGVLLLTAVLAILAMMFGTRQIANTEQHGGLMLAVAFESFVKLFALLCVALFFMFDAPENIHQISSDVAHTFKEVQLLGVPETFWIQTLLAALAIICLPRQFHVAVVELRDEKHIRGARRWFAVYLILTTLAIIPIASWALHAAPEYLAIPDVAVLSLPVSYGQDWLTLLAFLGGFSASTGMLLVSSVALSIMLSNDLIMPALWKIGVLSRHDKRLPLVLKFTRRVCILAVMLLGFLFFHFFNDIDKLSVFGLLAFSAVAQFSPALIGGLYWRGGSKQGVYAGLIVGFVMWAYTLLLPTILQSLPAQFVDFSSHFLNLGPFGLNWLRPEALFGFESFAPLTHGVIWSLGLNIILYIWISRIFRPGIAEQIQAESFFYYETKPLPAQNTSTEINYLHHDVAKLKVGDLIALAKRITGEGPTTHAFRQFCTLNNVVLNENSSANGMWWRFTEQYLAGTIGAASARTLLTTAMVNNGLALGQVANILDQASQWQRFNQNLIMTMIDHMTQGVSVVDENMCLVAWNNQYLKLFDYPKDLVYVGCPISDLIRYNAERGECGPGSVEEHVRKRMHWMKVGSAHEFERIRKDGRVIQMRGNPIEGGGFVTTFADITAFRENEAVLEARVSDRTQQLANALAEQQLAREQADKANMSKSRFIAAASHDLLQPMHAARLFSTALEQSIQSDEDRKTLQQLDRALHGAESMLSALLDIARLEGGTIQPKRQAYPLHDLLSDLELQFKSIAAQRSIQLKVHDAQFWIDTDPQWIRRIIQNFVSNALRYTARGRVVVGVLRSTARPGHIRIGVWDTGPGIAEEQRIKLFQEFERCGHTSPWGEQGLGLGLAIVQRMTSLLDYPVHVYSELGKGSCFMIEVPVVAAPKVVSTPVQAIPLKTRAYKVLCLDNDETILEGMSTLLSKWGYQVFKATEPEQAIKLIQQENIQVWLVDQHLNHDKIGLDFILDNRQDNVPVALITADSDPELPQRLKELNIVLLKKPLKPASLRSWLSGLKISEN
- the msuE gene encoding FMN reductase encodes the protein MSFYTQQKPLNIVAVSGGLNNPSKTEALVQAILDELGEATPINVHFIKFSEIGHLLGGAIYRNQLPQRVQDDLAAVEAADALIVGTPVYRASFTGLFKHFFDFVEQTALVDVPVLLAASGGSDRHALVLEHQLRPLFSFFQAQTLPIGVYATDRDFTPEYTIHSEFLRDRITLAVARALPILEWAPAKGQRAEVVKSKTEQANQNLGINKQIEQDEVLPSAAIPDLDAAESRLHAKSKTPKSQVA
- a CDS encoding acyl-CoA dehydrogenase family protein; the encoded protein is MNAPQALNRSPLEVAQRLAEQFAQTAAERDKTGGNPKYERDLIRRSGLLGLSIPKQYGGQGADWKTIFHTIRTIAQVDSSLAHVYGFHHLLIATVQLFSQPEQYAKWFEDTAKNNLFWGNTLNPLDQRTTATQISENKYIFQGDKSFCSGSIDSDILLCSGFNEAGKLLIGVIPTAREGVSFLGDWNNMGQRQTDSGTSHFEQVKISKDELLLNPGPLSTPYSSIRPLIAQLIFVHLFLGVAEGAFEIAKEAVQSQKAWSKSLAENAVNDPFTQKHFAEFYVQLESVLLLANKAVETLQDAWNVGEDLTAEQRGQVSVAIATAKIAATNTSLFVTQNIFQVMGARATTAKLNLDRFWRNVRTQTLHDPIDYKYQEVGEWLLTGKVPDPSFYS
- a CDS encoding response regulator: MNILIVDDHPLFRHALIQAVRYSLPQAQIHETAAVNEFYERLENGPEPDLVLLDLNLPGASGFSALVHVRAQYPALPIIVVSAHEEASIMQRAIAHGAMGYIPKSAHPSHIGEAIRQVLEGEIWLPPNLQANSGFDPRAADETELAERIQSLTPQQFRVLMMVAEGLLNKQIAYELDVSEATIKAHVTAIFRKLGVQNRTQAVLAINALNIEDKKM
- the sfnG gene encoding dimethylsulfone monooxygenase SfnG, which produces MSQNQFNNTAQQQAIKFAYWVPNVSGGLVVSNIEQRTDWSYDYNVRLAQAAEKSGFEYALTQIRFTAGYGAENQHESVSFSHALLAKTEKLKVIAAILPGPWKPALAAKQLATIDYLTNGRVAINVVSGWFRGEFDAIGEPWPEHDERYVRSEEFIRTLKGIWTTDNYSFDGKYYQFKDYTLKPKPVQKPHIEVFQGGSSRAARDMASRVSDWYFTNGNTPAELKKQIDDIREKAKVNGHSVKIGVNAFIIARDTEEEAQAVLQEIIAKANVEAVNAFGDATREAGAASKEGEGNWAKSTFEDLVQYNDGFKTNLIGTPQQIAERIVELKNVGVDLVLSGFLHFIEEVEYFGEKVLPLVRELEAQQQSFVQVRSA
- a CDS encoding SRPBCC family protein; its protein translation is MKKLAYALLLLPAMSMSQAWAEDRPVQVEEKTVLNYSTGGYATVEIQKPVAHVFKSLTNVNIWPDINKGVTLRIQPENVKVQQGIKFKETIASPIPGIKNWTNEWHVLEYIPNKKFVIAGWETYAQVPIHSKISYEFAEKSQNTTEFKRTIEVTLDKKFIEGASKQEVEALYRFVGSQWEMAQHLKNYIETH
- the ampC gene encoding class C beta-lactamase, with translation MFFNKSTAIFCFFISCTSITTANTSQAGISSDQLKVEKAINQSFQPLMKKYDVAGMAIGVIYKGKSYEQYSGLQSIADHKKVNKNTLFELGSVSKIFTAIAGTYAQNLGKMSPQDYPAQYLPALKNSEINQVTLLELATYTSGNLPLQFPDQIQTDAEIIQYFQNWHIKNPIGKYRQYSNPSIGLFGELTAKAMKMSFKTLSEQVIYPQLDLKHTYIQVPKQQQKNYAFGYNQKNQPIRVTAGAFDTQAYGVKSNLADLLHFINLNIDPELARATIKPAIKATHTGYYKIGDMTQALGWEKFTYPATLQTLQESNSERVVMQSNPVEKTTVETGSKVFHKTGSTNGFGSYIIYIPEEKFGLVMLMNKKIPNPERIKAAYEVFHSLH